In Beutenbergia cavernae DSM 12333, the DNA window GGCCAGGTCCCGCGCCCCCGCTACGGCACGAGCTGGACGTCCATCTCGCGCACGGTGGTCTGGTTCAGCACGAGGTCGATGCCCACGATGCGTCCCCGCTCTACCGTGAACGCGAACACCGCCCGCGCTGCGCCGTCCGAGGCCCACACGGCGCCCCACGCGCCGTCGACGAGCGCCGTCGTCGCGTACGCCGCGCGCCCGGCGAACGCCTCCGCGACGGCGCCAGCACCGCGCACCTCGGGAGCGAGCTCCGGGGCCCCCTTCGCCGCGTTGACGGTCGCGGCGGCGACGGCGGCCCGGTCGGCGGTCAGCACGACGTCCGGGTCGAGCAGGGCCAGGAGCCCGGCGAAGTCGCCCTCGCGCGAGGCCGCGAGGAACGCCTCGACCACCTGACGCTGGCGGGCCGGGTCCGGTTCGGCGCCGGCGTCGTCGCCGGCCCCACGCACCCGCCGCCGCGCGCGGCTCGCGAGCTGACGGGACGCCGTCGTCGACCGCCCGACGATCGGCCCGATGTCCTCGAACGGCACGCCGAACAGGTCGTGCAGCACGAACGCCAGCCGTTCCGCGGGTGCGAGCTGGTCCAGGACCACGAGGAGGGCCGTGCCGACGGCGTCCGCCTGCACGGCCGCGGCCTCCGGGTCGGGCGCGGCGTGGTCGACGGCGTCCGAGCGCTCGGCCTCGAGCGGAGCCTCGCGGCGCGACGTGCGGGAGCGCAGCATGTCGAGCGAGATCCGCCCGACGACCGTCGTCAGCCACCCCGTGAGGTTGGCGACGTCGCTCGTGTCCGATCTGCTGAGTCGCAGCCACGCCTCCTGTACGGCATCGTCGGCCTCGGCGGCGGATCCGAGGAGGCGGTACGCGACGGCGCGCAGGTGCGGCCGGTCCTCCTCGAAGCGTCGGGCCAGTCGTTCCGTGCGGTCCATCGGTCACATCCTCCTCGCGCCGGTCGTCACCCACATGACGCGTCGCATCATCGGGATGTGACCGCGACCCTCGAGGTGAGAAGCATGTCGCAGGTGTTCAAGGTGATCACGTACCCCGTCCGGGACCTCTCGGCCGCGAAGGCGTTCTACACGACGCTGCTCGGCACGGAGCCGTACGCGGACTCGGAGTACTACGTCGGCTACCGGCTCGGCGACCAGGAGATCGGCCTCGACCCGAACGGCCACGCGACCGGGCTCACGGGTCCGATCGGGTACCACCCGGTCGACGACCTGGAGGCCGCCGTGGAGGCGGCGACGGCGGCCGGGGCGACGCTCGTGAAGCCCATCGCCGAGGTCGGCCCGGGGCGGCGCATCGCCGCTGTCGCCGACGCCGACGGCAACGTCACGGGGCTCATGCACGGCTGAGGCCGGGCCTTCCGCGCCGCCCTCGGTTCGCCGAGGCGTCGCGTCCCGCCGGTTGCCCACGCGGCGATCGGCGGAACGCGGCCTCTCGCGGGCATCCCAGCGGGGCGAACCGTTCGTGCTGCTTGCATGGTGCAACCAAAAGGAGTACCGTCTCCGGTTGGCCACGTGGCGCCGTCGCCGCGCTCGCAGACCACGCCGCACTCGCGCTCAGACGGAGAGGACGCCGCATGACGACCACCACCCCACGCAACGCCCACGCATCGGGGGCGGCGCCGTCGGCGTCCACCGCCGCAGATCAGCACGACCCGACGGCGGGGTCGAGCCCGACGTCCGACGACGGCGGCCCCTCGCTCCTGAGGCAGCCGCGCGCCGTGTGGGCGGTGGCGTTCGCGGCGGTCGTCGCGTTCATGGGCATCGGTCTCGTGGACCCGATCCTCCCGGCGATCGCCAGCGACCTCGACGCGACGCACGCCCAGGTCATGCTCCTGTTCACGAGCTACATGGCCGTGACCGGGGTCGCGATGCTCGTGACTGGCTGGGTGTCGAGCCGCATCGGGGCCAAGAAGACGCTGCTCGCCGGGCTCGCGATCATCGTCGTGTTCGCCGCGCTGGCCGGAGCCTCCGACTCGATCGGCGCCATCGTCGGCCTGCGGGCCGGCTGGGGACTCGGGAACGCGCTGTTCATCGCGACGGCGCTCGCGACGATCGTCGGGGCAGCGTCCGGGGGCGTGGCGTCGGCGATCATCCTGTACGAGGCGGCGCTCGGCGTCGGCATCGCCACCGGCCCGCTGCTCGGTGGTCTGCTCGGCTCGGTGAGCTGGCGCGGGCCGTTCTTCGGGACCGCCGTGCTCATGGCGATCGCCTTCGTGGCGATCACCGTGCTGCTTCCCCGCAGCGCCCCGCCCGAGCGGCGGACGTCGCTAGCGGACCCGTTCCGCGCCCTGCGCTTCCCGGCGCTGCGTGCGCTCGCCGTGACGGCGTTCTTCTACAACATGGGCTTCTTCGCGCTCCTCGCGTACACGCCGCTCGTGCTCGACATGTCCGCCGGCTCCCTCGGCCTCATCTTCTTCGGCTGGGGTGTGTGCCTGGCGGTCACGTCGGTGCTCGTCGCCCCGTGCCTGCACAGGCGGTTCGGGAGGATCGGCGTGATCCTGGCGATGTTCGTGGGGCTCGGCGTCGTCCTCGCGGTCATGGCCCTGACGACGACGGCGCCCGCTGCCCTCATCGTGTGCGTGATCCTCGCGGGTGCGTTCCTCGGCGTCGTCAACACGCTCCTCACGGAGGCCGTGATGGTGGCCGCGCCGGTGGAGCGGGCCGTCGCGTCGGCGGCGTACAGCTTCGTGCGGTTCTTCGGCGGCGCGCTCGCGCCGTTCCTCGCCGGGTTCCTCGCCGAGGTGAGCGTGGGGCTGCCGTTCTGGATGGGGGCGGCGGCCGTGGTCGTCGCGTTCGTCGTGCTGCTGACGCAGCGGCGCACGCTGGGGCACGCCGACCGCGACGACGAGCCGGAGATCGCCGAGGCCGAGGCCCTCACCGTCGCCGAGGCCAGCTGACGCCGTCGGGCGATCAAACGCCGTCGGCTGCCGACGACGGCGAAGCGCGCCTCGTGCAGGTGCGCGAGACTTCCCTGGGTGACCGACGAGGCGACGGGGCGGCCGGACGTACCGATGATGTGGATCGGCGGGGCGCCGGGGGCGGGGAAGTCGACGATCGCTCGTGCGCTCGCGCACGAGCACGACCTGCCGCTGCACCCGATCGACCGGTGGACCTACGACCACGTCCAGCGGCTCGGGCCACGTGACTGGCCGCCACCCGACCCGGAGGAACCGGATGCGGCCGCCGAGGTGTTCGTGGAGAGCAGCAGGGAGCGGCTCGCCCTCGTGCGCGCCGACGTCCGCGCCCGCGACCTCGGCGAGGTTCCGGCCGTCGTCGAGGGACCCCAGCTGTTCCCGGACGACGCGTCCGGGCTCCGCGACGGCTGGGCGGTGTGGCTCGTGCCGGACGCGGAGCAGACGAGGTCGGCGCGGGAGCGCCGCCTCGCCGCCGTCGAGGACCCGGGAGGTCGGGCGCGTCTCGCCGGGTACCTGGCGCGCGACGCCGTCCTGGCGCGCCGGGTGCGGGAGGGCGCGGTGGTCGCGGGGCGGCCCGTGGTGGAGGTGGGCGCGGACCCCGACTGGGTGGCCGTTCGGCGCGCCGCCGAGGCGGCTCTGGCTCCTGCGCTCGGCGCGGCGTCGCGCCTCGAACCGGGCGCGCGTCTCGCCGAGCAGCGGCGGTTCGAGAACCGGGCGGCGGCCAGGCAGATCCGGCTCTGGGTCGAGACCGAGCGGCTGGACGCGCGACCGGAGTTCCCGTTCGCGTGCGAGTGCGGGCGATCGCGATGCGCCGCCACCTGGCCGGCGACGGTCGGCGCGTACGAGGCGACGGCGAGCGACGGTCCGGTCGTCACGGCCGAGCACCGGTAGCGGCTGACGTCGTCGACGGCGAGCGCTACCTCCAGGTCGAACGGGAACAGCAGCTGAGCGGAAGGCACCAAGGAGAGATCGATCCGATCCGACGCGTCAGCACCTCGGCGCACCCGTGCGTCCGGACCAGCCCGAGGGCGGGTACCGCGGGATGGCTAGGGTGGCCGCCATGGCAGCGCTGCGAGTCCTCTTCATCGGCGGCAACGGCACGATCAGCGCGGCGTCGAGCCGACTGGCGATCGAACGGGGTCACGACCTCACGCTCCTCAACCGGGGCGTCTCGGCGGCGTCGGACACCCCGGACGCCCGGCCCCCGATCGAGGGCGCAAGGTCGCTGGTCGGAGACGCCGGGGATCCGGACTCGATCCGGGCCGCCGTCGCCGGCCAGGAGTGGGACGTCGTCGTGAACTTCCGCTCGTTCTCGCCCGAGCAGGCGGCGGCCGACGTCGAGATCTTCGACGGCGTCGTCGGCCAGTACGTCTACATCTCCTCGGCCTCGGCCTACGCCAAGCCGGTGGAGCACCTGCCGATCACCGAGTCGACGCCGTTGAAGAACCCGTTCTGGCAGTACTCGCGGAACAAGATCGCCAGCGAGGAGGTGCTGGTGCGGGCCTGGCGCGAGCGCGACTTCCCGGCGACCATCGTCCGCCCCAGCCACACCTACGACGAGCGCAGCATCCCGATCCCGGGACGCTGGACGGCGATCGACCGACTGCGCCGCGGAGCGCCGGTGCCGGTGGTCGGCGACGGTACCTCGCTGTGGACGCTGACCCACACGCGCGACTTCGCCGTCGCGTTCGTCGGGCTGCTGGGCGACCGCCGCGCGGTCGGGGACACCTTCCACATCACCTCCGACGAGTCACTCACCTGGGCGCAGATCACGCGGATCCTGGCCCGTGCCGCCGGCGCGGACGAGCCGGAGCTCATCCCCATCCCGGGACGGGCCATCGGGACCGAGCTGCAGGACGAGCTCGACGGGCTGGTCGGGGACAAGGTGCACTCGGTGGTCTTCGACAACAGCAAGGTCAAGGCGCTGGTGCCCGAGTACACGGCCACCACCCGGTACTGGCAGGGCGCCGCCGAGGTCCTCGCCTGGTACGACGCCGACGAGCGCCGCCGCGTGGTCGATCCCGACGTCGACGCCGCGCTGGACCGGCTCATCACCCGCTTCGGGTCGTAGCTGTGCGCAGGGGGAGTCTGAACCGGACCGTTTAGTCCGCTCTCACGCGCCTGGTGTCGTAGGCCCACATCGCGATCTCGACGCGGTTGCGGGCGCCGAGCTTGGTCATCAACGACGCGACGTGGGTCTTGACCGTACTGAGGCCGACGAAGAGCTCGGTGGCGATCTCGGCGTTGGTCCGGCCCCGTGCCACCAGCGCGAGCACCTCCTCCTCGCGCCCGGTGAGAGGGTCGATGGGCTGGACCGGTACCGCCGGCGCCTGGTCGGCGAAGGTCGCCAGCAGCCGTCGGGTGACGTTGGGGGCGATCAGCGCGTCCCCCTCGGCCGCGGCGTGGATGGCCCGCACGAGGAGCTCCGGCCCGGCGTCCTTCAGGAGGAAGCCGCGGGCGCCCGCGCGTAGGGCGCCGAGGACGTACTCATCGAGGTCGAAGGTGGTGATCACGACGACCGCCATCGGGTCCGTCACGCCTGGCCCGGCCAGCCGCCGCGTCACCTCGACGCCGTCGAGCCCGGGCATCCGGATGTCGACGAGGAGGACATCGGGACGCAGTCGGGTCGCCAGCTCGAGCGCTGCGAGCCCGTCCTCTGCCTCACCCACGACCTCGAGGTCGGGTTGCGCGCCGAGGATCATCACCAGCCCGGCCCGGACCAGGTCCTGGTCGTCGGCTACGACCACACGGATGCTCATGTCAGCACCTCGACCGGCAGCACGGCCTCGACCACCCAGCCACCATCGGGCCCCGGCCCCGCGGAGAGCGAGCCGCCGAGGAGCAGGACGCGTTCGGCCATGCCCAGCAGGCCGAATCCAGGCTCCGGGGCTGGGCCCGGCTCCGTCTGTCCATCGTCGCTGACACGTAGCCTGACGGCGTCGCCCTCCTGCCGTACGACGATCCCGACGCGGGTCGCGCTCCGGGCGTGCCGGACGGCGTTGGTCAGCGACTCCTGCGCGAGCCGGTAGAGCGCGGCGTCCACGGGTCGTGCCAGCCGAGTCAACGAGCTGTCCAGCGAGACCTCGACCGTGGGCGTCGTGTCGGCGCGCGCCAGAGCAGGCAGGTCCGCGACACCCAGCGGCGGTGAGTAGGCGACGGCTTCCTCCTCGCGCAGCACCCGCACCATGGATCTCATCTCCGCCAGGGTTTGCGACGCTTCAGACTCGATGGCGGCCAGGACCTCGGCAGCCTTCTCAGGCTGGGCGCCGGCGACCACGCCACCGGCCTGTGCCTGCACCGCGATGGCCGAGACGTGGTGGGCCACGGTGTCGTGCAGCTCACGCGCCAGCGCCACCCGTTCCTGATTGCGGATCTCGCGCTGTTGGCGATGCAGGAGGTCCGCGCGATAGCGGAACACCGCTGCGAGGGCGACGAACAACAACAAGAGGACGATCCCGCCGAAAACGTCGACCCAGCCCGCGGAGGTTGCGTACA includes these proteins:
- a CDS encoding response regulator; this encodes MSIRVVVADDQDLVRAGLVMILGAQPDLEVVGEAEDGLAALELATRLRPDVLLVDIRMPGLDGVEVTRRLAGPGVTDPMAVVVITTFDLDEYVLGALRAGARGFLLKDAGPELLVRAIHAAAEGDALIAPNVTRRLLATFADQAPAVPVQPIDPLTGREEEVLALVARGRTNAEIATELFVGLSTVKTHVASLMTKLGARNRVEIAMWAYDTRRVRAD
- a CDS encoding VOC family protein, producing the protein MSQVFKVITYPVRDLSAAKAFYTTLLGTEPYADSEYYVGYRLGDQEIGLDPNGHATGLTGPIGYHPVDDLEAAVEAATAAGATLVKPIAEVGPGRRIAAVADADGNVTGLMHG
- a CDS encoding MFS transporter, with translation MTTTTPRNAHASGAAPSASTAADQHDPTAGSSPTSDDGGPSLLRQPRAVWAVAFAAVVAFMGIGLVDPILPAIASDLDATHAQVMLLFTSYMAVTGVAMLVTGWVSSRIGAKKTLLAGLAIIVVFAALAGASDSIGAIVGLRAGWGLGNALFIATALATIVGAASGGVASAIILYEAALGVGIATGPLLGGLLGSVSWRGPFFGTAVLMAIAFVAITVLLPRSAPPERRTSLADPFRALRFPALRALAVTAFFYNMGFFALLAYTPLVLDMSAGSLGLIFFGWGVCLAVTSVLVAPCLHRRFGRIGVILAMFVGLGVVLAVMALTTTAPAALIVCVILAGAFLGVVNTLLTEAVMVAAPVERAVASAAYSFVRFFGGALAPFLAGFLAEVSVGLPFWMGAAAVVVAFVVLLTQRRTLGHADRDDEPEIAEAEALTVAEAS
- a CDS encoding sigma-70 family RNA polymerase sigma factor gives rise to the protein MDRTERLARRFEEDRPHLRAVAYRLLGSAAEADDAVQEAWLRLSRSDTSDVANLTGWLTTVVGRISLDMLRSRTSRREAPLEAERSDAVDHAAPDPEAAAVQADAVGTALLVVLDQLAPAERLAFVLHDLFGVPFEDIGPIVGRSTTASRQLASRARRRVRGAGDDAGAEPDPARQRQVVEAFLAASREGDFAGLLALLDPDVVLTADRAAVAAATVNAAKGAPELAPEVRGAGAVAEAFAGRAAYATTALVDGAWGAVWASDGAARAVFAFTVERGRIVGIDLVLNQTTVREMDVQLVP
- a CDS encoding NAD-dependent epimerase/dehydratase family protein; this encodes MAALRVLFIGGNGTISAASSRLAIERGHDLTLLNRGVSAASDTPDARPPIEGARSLVGDAGDPDSIRAAVAGQEWDVVVNFRSFSPEQAAADVEIFDGVVGQYVYISSASAYAKPVEHLPITESTPLKNPFWQYSRNKIASEEVLVRAWRERDFPATIVRPSHTYDERSIPIPGRWTAIDRLRRGAPVPVVGDGTSLWTLTHTRDFAVAFVGLLGDRRAVGDTFHITSDESLTWAQITRILARAAGADEPELIPIPGRAIGTELQDELDGLVGDKVHSVVFDNSKVKALVPEYTATTRYWQGAAEVLAWYDADERRRVVDPDVDAALDRLITRFGS
- a CDS encoding sensor histidine kinase, with the protein product MVTVRRSIWHEPRPADVPPVGRLDWLLVGVFAAAALVEGLVRPGLAWRPLVMVLALALIPALLWRRRRPLVAALVGWGVAGLLSVLQLTADAGELGLYAMMAVLILLYSLVRWGSGREMVVGTAFVTVVVALGMYATSAGWVDVFGGIVLLLLFVALAAVFRYRADLLHRQQREIRNQERVALARELHDTVAHHVSAIAVQAQAGGVVAGAQPEKAAEVLAAIESEASQTLAEMRSMVRVLREEEAVAYSPPLGVADLPALARADTTPTVEVSLDSSLTRLARPVDAALYRLAQESLTNAVRHARSATRVGIVVRQEGDAVRLRVSDDGQTEPGPAPEPGFGLLGMAERVLLLGGSLSAGPGPDGGWVVEAVLPVEVLT